The Pelagibacterium halotolerans B2 nucleotide sequence TTGGCCTGAAACGCAAATGGCGCGCGCGCCAGCACCGTCTCGGTCCTGTCGCGGCGCTTTATGATCTGGACTTCGCCGTCGCGGACGATTCCGGCGTAATAGCGCTTGTGGCCGCGTGCCCTGGCCACCAGTCCCACGGCATCGTGCAATTCAAGAGCCAGTTCGGACGACACCGTGTAGTCGGTCCAGTCGCGCGTGCCGGTCGTTATGACGCCTTCGGCGTCCGGGTGGGACAGGGTGAAGGTGTTGTAGATGTCGGTCGCATAGTGCTTGGCCGAACTGACGAACGATTTGGTCCAGAACGTCGTCACGTCCCAGGGCGTGAGGGCAGGGGTCAATTCACGGGCTGTGCCGAATTCGAGATTGTCGGGAGCTCCGGACCAGTCGAGGTCGATCAGCCCGACCCGGCCCGACAGGCGCTTTTCCGAGGAAAGCTCGATCCCCAGCCTGTGAATGGGGCGCCCTCCCGTGTCGGGAACCGGCCAGACCAGCTCATTGTCGCCTTTCGCGATCACGAACGGATTGCCGTCTATGCGTGCGAGCTGCTCGGCCTCGTCGAAATACTGGATGAAAAAACGAAAGCGCGGATTGTCGGATCCGAACCCCCGAACCGTCGCCCGCACTGTCTGCGTACCGTAGAGCGAGGGGCTGGCTATGACCTCGAAGTACGAGGTGTCAGAAACCCCGCGCGGTTTGGGGTCTATGAATGTCGGAACCGAAATCGTCCCGGTCACGCCGGGCGCAAGGGCGTGATAGGTGATATCAAGGCCGTTCTCAGGTCCGGTTTCGTTGAGGTTGCCCACTTTGGTGATCGCCTGAAAACCCTCATGCAGCGGGCACCGTTGGAAGCCCTGCACCGACCCAGGAAATTCAAAGGCAAAACGGCTCGTCGGTGCTTTGTGAGATTTCCCCGCCAACGCCGCCGCTGTCCGCAGCACGCGCCGTGTTTCGATCACCGCGTCCGTGACGCATTCGCCGCCATCGGCACCGACAATATACATGAGATCCGCCACCGGGCCGCGAAAATCGGGACCCTGGCTCAACCCGTCAAGCCCGAGCCGGATGCCGTTGAGCGCACCCAGATTGCCCGCATTGCAGTCGGTATCCCACCCCGACGATACGGCGATCTTGAGTCCCTTTTGAACGTCGTCGCCGCCAAGCAGGAGAGAGGCGATCAACAGCGCGTGGTTGGGCACCATGGGGCAATTGCCCGGATAGCGTTCATAGCCATGATGAGCGCCCAGCCAGCGGCGCACGGCGCGCCAGTCATCGCCGGCGTTAGCGCATTGATCGCGTACGTCGGAAATTACGCCATTGAGCGCGTCCGACCGGGAATGGCGCAGCCCCAGATCGAGAAGGGTGTCGATATCGCGCTCTGTATAAGCAGCGGCCTGCATGGCGGCCAGAAGACATGCCGCTTCCACGGCCACGCCATCATGGCTGACCGAGCCTGCGGCCCTCGCCATAGCGGCGGCGCGCTCGGGGTCTCCGGGATTGACCATCGCCCATGCGTCGATGAAGATTTCCGCACCGATCTGCTCGGCCATGCCCACCCCATTGTGTGCGATCGAACCGCTTTGGGGCGCTTCGATGCCGGATTTGAGCCGCAGATAAGCGGTGTGTTCGGTTGACCGGCCCAACCCGCCCCACCACAGCACCGTCCGGTCTTCGATGATATAATTGAGCCAGGTATCGCCGATCGTCCTGGCGGAGATGTCGGTCGGATATCCGTTGTCCTCCAGCGCCCGATAGAAAAGAAACGTCCCCGAAATGTCGTCGTCGGGCACGATCAGCGGCCACTTGACCTTGTGGTTCACATAATAATCGATTTCCCCGAAGGTCTTTTCGATATCCTCATAGAACCAGCCCTCGACGGCCCTTCCCAGATAGACCCCGATCAGCTTGCCGAGCACGCCGGCATAGGTGCGGTTCACGACATCGGTTGAGAGCGAGGAAGGGGAATACTGGTTCATGACAGGATCAGCCTTTGACTGCCCCGGCCGACATGCCGGAAACGAAATAGCGTTGCATGACGAGGAAAAAGACGACGATGGGCGCGACCAGGATGAAGGCCCCTGCCATCATTGCCCCCTGATCGGTCGCATAGGTGCCGTTCATCGACAAATAGCCGAGCGTCATCGTGACGTTGTCGCGCCCTTTCTGGAAGGTCGAGGTGATGAGGAACTCATTCCAGGAATTGAGGAAAACGATGATCGCAACGGTAATCAGCCCCGGCTGCATCAACGGCAGCAGAATATATCGGAACGTCTGCCACGAGTTGGCACCGTCCATGAACGCTGCGTCGTCGATCTCGCGTGGAATGGAAATCACATAGGCGCGCAAGAGGAAAATGGCGACGGGCAGGTTGATCGCGGTCAGGACCACCCCTGTCGCTGCGAAATTGCCCACAAGGCCCAGCCGCGCGAAAACGAAATAGAGCGGAAAAAGGAAAAGCTGGATCGGTACGGTGGTGGCACACAGGAAATAGATGGTGACAAGCTTCCAGCCGGCAATGTGCTGGCGGGCGAGGGCGACCGCAGCAAGGGACGCGCAGACCAGGGTGAGCACCACCGTCGTGCCGCTCAAAAGCAGGGAGTTGACAAGGCCGACACCGAAATTGCCACCGCGCCAGGCGCGCGCGAAGTTGGAAAAATCAAAGCTCGTTGGAAGGCTAAGCGGGTTGGCCACGATGGACGCGTGCGGTTTGAATGTATTGACCGCCACAAGCAGCAGCGGAAGGACCGCAATGAGCACTGCACCGACAAGAAAGGCATTGGCCAGGGTGCGGCTGATCGGTCGCGGCGATTGGCGTACGGTGTCGGCCATGATCTATCTCTCGATGCTCGATCTGCTCAGGGCCACATAGGCGATGGAAGCCAAAAGCCCGAAAAAGCTCATGATGAGGGCCACCGCCGCTGCCTTACCCACCTGGAAACTGGTGAAGGCGAACTTGTAGGCATAGGTCGAAAGGATTTCGGTGGCGCGCGCCGGGCCGCCCTGGGTAATCAGATAGACATAGTCGAAGGTGAGGAACGAAAAGATCGTCACCAGCACAAGCATCAGCCCCAGCGTGGGCATGATGTTGGGCAGCGTAACGAAGCGGAACACCTGCCATCCGTTAGCGCCCTCGAGAAATGCTGCTTCGAGCTGGTCCGTCGGCGTTTGCCGCATGGCGGCGAAAAAGATGACGGTGAGATAGCCCCAGAAATGCCAGATATCGACCGCGGCCACCGCATAAAGGGCCGTGTCGGGGTTGGCGAGCGGGCTTTGCAGGGGAATGAGGGTGCGCGAGATGAAAGAGACGACGCCGGAAACCGGGCTGAAAATTATGTTCTGCCAGATGACCGCATTGGCAACCGGCGAGAGCACGTAGGGCAGAAGAAAAATCACCTGGAACACCGCGGCACTGCGACTGCGGCCCAGAAGCACCGAAGCGGCAACAAGCGCTATCGCCATTGGTATGGTCAGGAAAATCAGCGTCCACTGGATGTTGTTTCCGATGGCTATCCACAAGACCGGATCGGCGGCGATGGCCGAAAAATTGGAGAGACCGGTAAAGTGCGGCGCCGACACGCCGTCCCAGAGCGTGAAAGCCGCCCCGAAGGTCAGGAGCGCGGGAACGAGCACGATGGACAGGCTGATGACAAGGGCCGGTGCCAGGAACAGATAATGCGCGCGGTCCCGCCGTAGGGCCATGAGACGATCTCCCGATATCCGTGAATGAAACGTTTAACTAAGGCGATTGTCAATACGATATTTGCATCGTCGGCGACCCCTCGAACAATCCTGTAGATGCCGGTTTCTCTTTGACGCTCCCTAGGCCGCCGGGTCCTCGAGGGTGCCGCGACCCGTCAGAAAGTCCCTGAGCGCACCGGCGTAGGGGGCGATGTCGATCTCGTGTTCGGAAAGCCAGTCGTCATTGTAGTATGTCGACGCATATCGCTCACCGCTGTCGCAGATGATTGATACCAAAGAGCCGCTTTCGGCTTTTTCGCGCATCTGCGAGGCCACCCAGCACAGCGCCCAGAAATTGGTGCCGGTCGAACCGCCCACGCGCCGCCCCAGATGGTCCGACAGGACCCGCATCGCGGCAATGGACGCCGCGTCGGGAATTTTGATCATGTGGTCGATGACGCCCGGCATGAAGGACGGCTCGACGCGAGGGCGCCCCACGCCTTCGATGCGGGACGGCGTGTTGCACACGATGTCCCGACTTTTCGAGCAGTAGGCGTCGTAGAATGCTGAATGCTCCACATCCACAACACAAAGCCGGGTCGCTAGATTGCGGTAGCGAATATAGCGGCCGAGCGTTGCCGAAGTGCCACCGGTGCCGGCACTCATCACCACCCATGCGGGGATTGGATGAGGTTCCTTTTCCATCTGTGAGAAGATGCTTTCGGCAATGTTGTTGTTGCCGCGCCAATCGGTTGCCTGTTCGGCATAGGTGAACTGGTCGAGATAATGCCCCCCGCATTCGCGCGCCAGCCGCTCGGCTTCGGCATAGACCTGACCCGGCGAGTCCACGAAATGGCATCGTCCGTTATACCGAACGATGGCGTCGATTTTCTGCTCGCTGGTGCTTTGCGGCATGACCGCGACAAAAGGAAGGCCGAGCAGGTGTGCGAAATAGGCCTCGCTTACCGCCGTCGACCCCGAAGACGCCTCGACCAATGTTGTCCGGCGGCCGATCCATCCGTTTGCGATCCCGAAAAGGATCAGTGAGCGCGCAAGCCGATGTTTCAGGCTCCCGGTCGGATGGGTCGATTCATCCTTGAGATAGACCGAAACGCCTTCGAGGCCGGGAAACAGGGGATTGACCAGATGCGTGTCGGCCGACCGGCGGGCGTCGCCTTCAAGAATGGCTAGGGCATGCCGGCTCCATTCCCGGTCGGGGCAGGCGGCGGTATCGGCAAGGGGAGGGCAGATGGAAAACATGGCGCTTTTAGCCCTTGAGCGCGATCACGGCCTCGACCTCGACCTTGGCGCCTTTGGGCAGTGCACTGACTTCGTAACAGGCCCGCGCCGGATAGGGTGGTTCAAGAGCGGCGCTATAGGCCGCGTTGATGGCATCGAAGGCCCCGAGATCGGTCACCAGAATCGTGGTTTTGACGACGTCATCCAATGTGGCGCCGGCAGCCCGCGCGATAGCGGCAATGTTGGCCATGCACCGGGTCATCTGCCCGCCCGCATCTTCCGATGAGAACGATCCCGTAGCGGGGTCGATGGGCAATTGCCCGGAAACGAAAAGCAGCGATCCCACTTTGCGGGCCTGGCTGTAGGGCCCAATGGCCGCTGGGGCATCGTCGGTAGAAATGGCAGACATCAGGGTTTCTCCCTTGTCGATATTGCGGGCTCGGAATGTCCTAAAGGGTGCATGAGCCGGTTGGCCCAGCCGAAAATCGCAATGGCATGGATGAGATCGATGATCTCGATATCGCTCAGTCCATTGGCCTTCAGGGCCGCGATGTGGTCTGGCCCGGCCCGCGAGGGGGTAACCGAGAGGGCCTGGCCGAACTCGTAGATGGCGCGGTCACGAGAAGAAAGGGCGTCGGGCCGGTCGAGCATGAGGGCCGAAACCACATGATCGGATTGGCTGAGATTGGCGTGCTGGCGAGCGTGTACCACGGCGCAATACCGGCAGCCGTTCACGGTCGAGGCGGCCAGTGCGCCGAGTTCCCGGTCGGCGCGAGGGAGCCCGTCCCTCACATACATGATTGCGTTGAACAATTCGGTCCGCGCAACGTAGGAATCCGGGTCGTGCGCCAGTGTCCGCACATAGGGGGAGACCTTTTTCGCCGAAGGGGTGACCCGCATCGCCTGAAGTTGGCGATCGGTCGCTTCGGCCAGTTCGACCGGCGGAAGGTGCGGGTGCCAGACGAGCGGCTTGAGACGAATGGCGGGCAGGGTGGTCACTAAGTCGTCTCCAAAAGGCTGAGACCATCGACGATGCGGCTTTCGAAATTGACGAAGGCCAGCAGTTCCGAAAGCGCAATAACCTGCGGCACGGTCAGTCCGGCGGAGAGCAGGGCCTGGAGATGATCTGCGCGCGCTTCGCGGGGGCGAAGGCAGATCATGTCGGTATGGCTCGCCAGCGCGGCGTGAACGCCGGTCAGGGTCTCCGGGTCCGCGCCCCTGGCCAGTTCGTGTTGTGCAACGTCGAGCTCGTGCCGCTCACAATCGGCGCCATAACGCTCGATCAGGGCGGTGTTTTTGTTGTGAACAGCCGATCGCAGGGCGATTGCCGCCCGCAGGCCCGATGACAGCCCGAGATCCTCCTCGGGCGCCAGGACGGCTCTGCGGCAGGCTTCAGCGCCCTCGACAAATTCCGGCCGGAAGGCGCGTGCCTCGAAAATGGGACTTCCCGGCGCAATATCGGCGGCAAGATCGATGGCATCGGGCCGCTCATGGACCTTGTTCGGCACGGCTTCTCCAGACATTGGGGAACGTGAGGGCGAGTTCGGTGACAAGAGCGACATCAGCGCGGCCCCAGCACCAGATCGGGCAGCCAGAGCGTAATTTCGGGGATCGCCGCGATCAGGATCAGAACGACGATGGGCGGGATCATCAAAGGCAATATGGCGATCGCCAGCTTCTCAAAGCGAACGCCCGATACCGCCGACATCAGATAAAGCCCAACGCCGAGAGGAGGCGTTGCAATCCCCAAAAGCAGGGCAAGCGTGATGACCATGCCAAACTGCACGCGATCGACGCCAAAGGCATCGGCCACCGGCAAAAGAAGCGGGAGCAGGATGATCTTTGCCGGCGAAGCCTCCATGAAACATCCGATCACCACCAGCAGGATGATGACGAACACCATAAACACGGCGCGCGAGTCGATCGTTTCGAGAATACCGGACGCAAACGCCTGCGGGACCTGCTCGAACGCGAACAGCCAGCCCATGATCTGGGAAAACCCGATAATCATCATGATGAGAGACGAAAGGACGGCGCTTTCCGTCAGCGCGTGCCACAAAGCCTTCCACGTCAGGGACTTGTAGAAGAGACCGATCAGGATGGAATAGGCGCAGGCAATGACGCCGGCCTCGGTGGCGGTGGCAAAACCGAAAATGATGGCGCCCAGGATGATGCCGGGGGCAACCAGAGCGGGCAGGCCCTCGAGCGTGGCCTTGCCAATTCCCGCCAGCCCCACCTTTTCTTCACGCGGCATGGGCGTCCAGATCGAAATGATCCGGATATAGGCGATAAAGGAAATTGCAACGAGGATGCCCGGGATGATCCCTGCGAGAAACAGCCGTGACACGGACTCGTTTGCAAGCCACGCATAGACGATCAGGCTGATCGAAGGGGGAATGATCGGGCCGACAAGCGAGGTCGCAACGGTAAGTGCGGCAGCGAATTCGGGATTATAGCCCCTCTTGCGCATGGCCTTGACTTCGAGCTGGCCCAGCCCTGCGATATCGGCGGTGGCCGCGCCTGAAACGCCAGCGAAAAGCAGCGAGGCAAGCACGTTCACATAGGCCAGGCCGGCCCGAAAATGACCAACGATCGAAAGTGCGAAATTGAAGATGCGATCGGTTAGCCCGATTGCATTCATGAGGTTCCCGGCGAGAATGAAGAAGGGAATGGCCAGCAGCGCAGGCTTGCCCGCTCCATCCAGAACCTGCTGGGGAACGACGATTGCGTTGTCGCCGAACCCCGCCCAGTACAGGCCGAAGATCGATCCCATGGCGATGGCCATGGTAACCGGAACGCCGACGAGCATCATGGCGATGAAGCCGCCGATGACGATAAAGCCCAGTGTCATTCGATGGCCCCTTCCTGCTCGGTGTCGGCGTGCTTCATGGGCGGGAAGGCCCGGATGGAACCGGACAACAGCCCGACAATGTCATTGGCGAAGTGAATGAGGATCAGCGCGGCAGAGATGAAGATCGGGCCGCTTCTGACGTAAATCGGAAGCGCAATGGCCTCCATATCGGCCGTTTGCAGCGCCAGAAGCCCAGGCGCTGCACGCAGGATGGCAAGCATGACCAGAATGCCGACGATGTTGGTGGCAATGGCCACGGCGATGCGCGGACCATTGGGCAGCCGGGATACGAAGATATCGACCACAACGTCCCTGCGGCGGCGCACATAGACAAAAAAGCCCACCAGCAGCATCCACATGAAGAGCAGCAACGTCCATGAATAGACCCAACCGAACGCCAAGCCGAACACCGAACGTGTGATGATGTTCACCAGGTTGATGGTCAGCATGACGCCCAGGCTGATCGCCGCCAGTGCCATAAAGACACCGGCGATACGATCCAGGGCACGATCAATGAAAGGCATGGCGGGGTTCCGGTCGTGCTTGGTGGATCAGCGTGCCGCTTCCACGGCATCCAGCAGGCCCTCGGGCAGTTCGCCCGCTTCGGCCCGCGCCGCATAGAACGCCCGCATCGATTCCACCCAGGCCGACGTGTCGAACTCGGTATCGAAAGTCACGTCGCCCTCGGCTGTAAGCGTTTCGACCATTGTCGCGGACTGTTCATCGATCAGCTCGCGTGCATAGGCCGCAGCTTCCTCATGCGCGCGGGTCACCGCTTGCTGATTTTCTTCCGAAAGGCCGTCCCAGGCTTGGGCATTCATCATCCAGCTGACGGCCTGGGGATATTCGTCAGTGCGCACGATGTAGGGCGCAACTTCGTAAAAGCGCATGGATTCGATGGATTCCGCGGGCGAGGTAACAGCGTCGACGATGCCGCGGCTGATCCCGTCATAGACTTCGCCCCAGGGCAAAATTCGAACCTCGGCGCCAAGGTGTTCCCAGGCGGAAACCACGAGCTGGTCCTGATACTGGCGGACGCGCATCCCTTCGATCGATGATGCATCTTCGATGGGTTCGCTGGACAGCAGCGTCCGGAACGAGCCGCGTGGAAAATCTGGAATATCGCCCAGAATAGTGATGTCGGCCTCTTCCTCGACGGTATCGAGCCAGCCCTGGAACAGTTCGCCACGGATGAAGTTCGACCAATGCTCGTAATCGTCGAACAGGAATGGGGCCGCGGCGTAGCGGATCCCGTCTTCCCACCGGGAAAGGAAGGAAATGCCCGAGGGCGCGAGCTGGATGATGTTCTGGCTGAGCTGCTCGACGACCGCTTCCATATTGCCCAGTTGTTCGTTGGGATAGACGCGGACCGTGATCTCGCCGTCGGTATATTCGTTCACCAGATCGGCAAAGCGCTGATAGGCCAAGCCCTCAAAGCTATCGGGTGTCATCATCGAGCTCAGGCGCCATGTCTCGGCGTTGGCCGGAGCCGCCATGCCCATGCCGGCGACAAGGGCGCCGATGCTTAGTCCTACAAGAGTTTTCATGTTCGTCGTCTCCCTTTGACGCGATGAGCAAGCTATCCGAAAAAGTTATAATAAGGCTTGCTCTATGTGATAAGTGGATGATAAAAGATTGGCCATGTCAAGTGATCCTGATCAATTTTTGGACATTCGCGCGCTGCAGGCCTTTCTTGCAGCGATGTCGACCGGCTCCATGACCGGCGCCGCCCAACTGCTGGGTAAATCTCAGCCGGCGGTCACCCGGGTCGTGCGGGAATTGGAGGAGGCGGTGGGCTTCCAGCTCTTTCACCGGAACGGCCCCCGCATCAGTCCCACTGAGCGCGGCCTGCTTTTTCACGAAGAGGCCGTGCGCCTCATGGCGGGCATGCGCCAGATTTCCAGCCGCGCCACCGCCATACGCGACAACATCGCCGCTTCGCTCGACATCGCGGCAACCCCGACAATGTCAGGTGGCCTCATTGCTCCGGCCCTGGCGGGGCTGGGAGAAGCGCAGCCCGATTTTATCAATGTCCAGACTATGGGTGCCGAGCACGTGGTCCGCTCGGTTCATGCCCGAACTGCCGATATCGGCGTTTCAAGCTTTCCGCTCGACTACGCCGGCCTTTCCATTCAGGCCATATGCGAGCGTGACTGTGTCGGGGTGGTCGCTGATGACGATCCTTTGGCCCGGCAGTCAGTATTGTCGCTGGCGTCCTTGACCGAACGACGGCTCGTGACCGTTGGTAACGCCTTTCGTCTGCGCCGGTCAATCGACCGGGCCATTTCGCAGGCCGGGATCCATCCCCCGCGCGACTTTTCGACCAACACGTCCCTCAATGCGGTCATGGCGGCGCGCGCCGGGCTTGGCGTTGCGATCATCGATCCCGTCACGGCATTTGGAATTCCCGTGCAGGGTGTGAAGGTTTTGCCACTCGATGTGCGGATACCCTATTTCTGGGGCCTGTTCTCCGATGCAGCGCGCGTGGTCTCGCCGCTGACATCGGCATTTGTGGATGCCTTCATCGGGAGTTGTTCGGCCATTATTCCCGATTGCCGTTTCCATGACCCCGCCGACCAACCCGATATGTCGCCGGATCGCGATCATTAGAGCGTGTCCGGCAACAGTGGGAACGGCCTTGCGGCCCGGACGCGCGACAAAAAGAAGACCTACTGGATTTTCGCGGTTTGAAGGGCCGCGCAAGCGAAAAGCGGAAATGCTCTAGTGACAAAGGATCGACTGGCCATGGGCGACACGCGATTGCACGGTCTCAAAGACCTGGAGGCCCGACTGGCCCAGGACATGGTGTGGCTCAACCTGCCGGCCAAGCCCTGGCTGAACCCGCTTGACGTCGAGGGACAACGCGTTCTGGACGTGGCCATTATCGGCGCCGGGCTGTGCGGCCTTGTCGCCGCGGCAGCGCTGCGCCACCTCGGCGTCGACAACGTGGAGCTTTTCGATCGCGCGCCCGAAGGCAGGGAAGGGCCATGGGTGACCTACGCACGCATGCGAACGCTTCGTACGGCAAAGGCTGCATCCGGCCCGGCCCTGGGCATCGGGTCGCTGACCTTCCGGGCCTGGTATGAGGCTCAATGGGGGGGCGATGCGTGGGATCGGATGGATCTGGCGCCGCGAGAGATATGGATGGACTACCTTGTTTGGTATCGCAAGGTGACTCGGGCCAAGGTCAACAACGGCGCCGATGTAACGCGGATATCCATGCGCGAGGATGGCCTTTTGGAGCTGACCGTAAGCGGCCGGCCGGCTCTGGCCCGACGCGTGGTTCTGGCCACCGGTCTTGATGGGCTGGGAGCGCCCAAGCTCCCCGCCATCGCATCGGGGGTGGACAAGGCTTTCGTTGCTCACAGCTCGGACATGTTCGACCTT carries:
- a CDS encoding ADP-ribosylglycohydrolase family protein, with protein sequence MNQYSPSSLSTDVVNRTYAGVLGKLIGVYLGRAVEGWFYEDIEKTFGEIDYYVNHKVKWPLIVPDDDISGTFLFYRALEDNGYPTDISARTIGDTWLNYIIEDRTVLWWGGLGRSTEHTAYLRLKSGIEAPQSGSIAHNGVGMAEQIGAEIFIDAWAMVNPGDPERAAAMARAAGSVSHDGVAVEAACLLAAMQAAAYTERDIDTLLDLGLRHSRSDALNGVISDVRDQCANAGDDWRAVRRWLGAHHGYERYPGNCPMVPNHALLIASLLLGGDDVQKGLKIAVSSGWDTDCNAGNLGALNGIRLGLDGLSQGPDFRGPVADLMYIVGADGGECVTDAVIETRRVLRTAAALAGKSHKAPTSRFAFEFPGSVQGFQRCPLHEGFQAITKVGNLNETGPENGLDITYHALAPGVTGTISVPTFIDPKPRGVSDTSYFEVIASPSLYGTQTVRATVRGFGSDNPRFRFFIQYFDEAEQLARIDGNPFVIAKGDNELVWPVPDTGGRPIHRLGIELSSEKRLSGRVGLIDLDWSGAPDNLEFGTARELTPALTPWDVTTFWTKSFVSSAKHYATDIYNTFTLSHPDAEGVITTGTRDWTDYTVSSELALELHDAVGLVARARGHKRYYAGIVRDGEVQIIKRRDRTETVLARAPFAFQANARKRFALSVKGETIALAIDGHALLNATDAEYLSGGAGFFIEGGTVPALGFAVRRIKE
- a CDS encoding carbohydrate ABC transporter permease; this encodes MADTVRQSPRPISRTLANAFLVGAVLIAVLPLLLVAVNTFKPHASIVANPLSLPTSFDFSNFARAWRGGNFGVGLVNSLLLSGTTVVLTLVCASLAAVALARQHIAGWKLVTIYFLCATTVPIQLFLFPLYFVFARLGLVGNFAATGVVLTAINLPVAIFLLRAYVISIPREIDDAAFMDGANSWQTFRYILLPLMQPGLITVAIIVFLNSWNEFLITSTFQKGRDNVTMTLGYLSMNGTYATDQGAMMAGAFILVAPIVVFFLVMQRYFVSGMSAGAVKG
- a CDS encoding carbohydrate ABC transporter permease, whose amino-acid sequence is MALRRDRAHYLFLAPALVISLSIVLVPALLTFGAAFTLWDGVSAPHFTGLSNFSAIAADPVLWIAIGNNIQWTLIFLTIPMAIALVAASVLLGRSRSAAVFQVIFLLPYVLSPVANAVIWQNIIFSPVSGVVSFISRTLIPLQSPLANPDTALYAVAAVDIWHFWGYLTVIFFAAMRQTPTDQLEAAFLEGANGWQVFRFVTLPNIMPTLGLMLVLVTIFSFLTFDYVYLITQGGPARATEILSTYAYKFAFTSFQVGKAAAVALIMSFFGLLASIAYVALSRSSIER
- a CDS encoding PLP-dependent cysteine synthase family protein, with translation MFSICPPLADTAACPDREWSRHALAILEGDARRSADTHLVNPLFPGLEGVSVYLKDESTHPTGSLKHRLARSLILFGIANGWIGRRTTLVEASSGSTAVSEAYFAHLLGLPFVAVMPQSTSEQKIDAIVRYNGRCHFVDSPGQVYAEAERLARECGGHYLDQFTYAEQATDWRGNNNIAESIFSQMEKEPHPIPAWVVMSAGTGGTSATLGRYIRYRNLATRLCVVDVEHSAFYDAYCSKSRDIVCNTPSRIEGVGRPRVEPSFMPGVIDHMIKIPDAASIAAMRVLSDHLGRRVGGSTGTNFWALCWVASQMREKAESGSLVSIICDSGERYASTYYNDDWLSEHEIDIAPYAGALRDFLTGRGTLEDPAA
- a CDS encoding Rid family detoxifying hydrolase; this encodes MMSAISTDDAPAAIGPYSQARKVGSLLFVSGQLPIDPATGSFSSEDAGGQMTRCMANIAAIARAAGATLDDVVKTTILVTDLGAFDAINAAYSAALEPPYPARACYEVSALPKGAKVEVEAVIALKG
- a CDS encoding peroxidase-related enzyme (This protein belongs to a clade of uncharacterized proteins related to peroxidases such as the alkylhydroperoxidase AhpD.), which gives rise to MTTLPAIRLKPLVWHPHLPPVELAEATDRQLQAMRVTPSAKKVSPYVRTLAHDPDSYVARTELFNAIMYVRDGLPRADRELGALAASTVNGCRYCAVVHARQHANLSQSDHVVSALMLDRPDALSSRDRAIYEFGQALSVTPSRAGPDHIAALKANGLSDIEIIDLIHAIAIFGWANRLMHPLGHSEPAISTREKP
- a CDS encoding CMD domain-containing protein encodes the protein MPNKVHERPDAIDLAADIAPGSPIFEARAFRPEFVEGAEACRRAVLAPEEDLGLSSGLRAAIALRSAVHNKNTALIERYGADCERHELDVAQHELARGADPETLTGVHAALASHTDMICLRPREARADHLQALLSAGLTVPQVIALSELLAFVNFESRIVDGLSLLETT
- a CDS encoding TRAP transporter large permease — its product is MTLGFIVIGGFIAMMLVGVPVTMAIAMGSIFGLYWAGFGDNAIVVPQQVLDGAGKPALLAIPFFILAGNLMNAIGLTDRIFNFALSIVGHFRAGLAYVNVLASLLFAGVSGAATADIAGLGQLEVKAMRKRGYNPEFAAALTVATSLVGPIIPPSISLIVYAWLANESVSRLFLAGIIPGILVAISFIAYIRIISIWTPMPREEKVGLAGIGKATLEGLPALVAPGIILGAIIFGFATATEAGVIACAYSILIGLFYKSLTWKALWHALTESAVLSSLIMMIIGFSQIMGWLFAFEQVPQAFASGILETIDSRAVFMVFVIILLVVIGCFMEASPAKIILLPLLLPVADAFGVDRVQFGMVITLALLLGIATPPLGVGLYLMSAVSGVRFEKLAIAILPLMIPPIVVLILIAAIPEITLWLPDLVLGPR
- a CDS encoding TRAP transporter small permease encodes the protein MPFIDRALDRIAGVFMALAAISLGVMLTINLVNIITRSVFGLAFGWVYSWTLLLFMWMLLVGFFVYVRRRRDVVVDIFVSRLPNGPRIAVAIATNIVGILVMLAILRAAPGLLALQTADMEAIALPIYVRSGPIFISAALILIHFANDIVGLLSGSIRAFPPMKHADTEQEGAIE
- a CDS encoding TRAP transporter substrate-binding protein; this translates as MKTLVGLSIGALVAGMGMAAPANAETWRLSSMMTPDSFEGLAYQRFADLVNEYTDGEITVRVYPNEQLGNMEAVVEQLSQNIIQLAPSGISFLSRWEDGIRYAAAPFLFDDYEHWSNFIRGELFQGWLDTVEEEADITILGDIPDFPRGSFRTLLSSEPIEDASSIEGMRVRQYQDQLVVSAWEHLGAEVRILPWGEVYDGISRGIVDAVTSPAESIESMRFYEVAPYIVRTDEYPQAVSWMMNAQAWDGLSEENQQAVTRAHEEAAAYARELIDEQSATMVETLTAEGDVTFDTEFDTSAWVESMRAFYAARAEAGELPEGLLDAVEAAR
- a CDS encoding LysR family transcriptional regulator; protein product: MSSDPDQFLDIRALQAFLAAMSTGSMTGAAQLLGKSQPAVTRVVRELEEAVGFQLFHRNGPRISPTERGLLFHEEAVRLMAGMRQISSRATAIRDNIAASLDIAATPTMSGGLIAPALAGLGEAQPDFINVQTMGAEHVVRSVHARTADIGVSSFPLDYAGLSIQAICERDCVGVVADDDPLARQSVLSLASLTERRLVTVGNAFRLRRSIDRAISQAGIHPPRDFSTNTSLNAVMAARAGLGVAIIDPVTAFGIPVQGVKVLPLDVRIPYFWGLFSDAARVVSPLTSAFVDAFIGSCSAIIPDCRFHDPADQPDMSPDRDH